From one Physeter macrocephalus isolate SW-GA chromosome 18, ASM283717v5, whole genome shotgun sequence genomic stretch:
- the LOC102976012 gene encoding HLA class II histocompatibility antigen, DQ beta 1 chain isoform X3: MVMLTVLSTPGAKGRDSPQDFVVQHMGVCYFTNGTERVRYVTRYIYNREEHVRFDSDVGEYRAVTELGRPDAEYWNSQKDILERTRAELDTVCIHNYGVVESFTVQRRVEPTVTISPSKTEALNHHNLLVCSVADFYPGQIKVRWFRNDQEETAGIVSTPLIRNGDWTFQMLVMLEMTPQQGDIYTCRVEHPSLQSPITVEWRKGHLVSFHRGPHRTGADRASLVHPISSLVPRIPTELEITGHKSASCLIVRASEES; encoded by the exons ATGGTGATGCTGACGGTGCTGAGCACGCCAGGGGCTAAGGGCAGAGACTCTCCAC AGGATTTCGTGGTCCAGCATATGGGCGTGTGTTACTTCACCAACGGCACGGAGCGGGTGCGGTACGTGACCAGATACATCTATAACCGGGAGGAGCACGTGCGCTTCGACAGCGACGTGGGCGAGTACCGGGCGGTGACCGAGCTGGGCCGGCCGGACGCCGAGTACTGGAACAGCCAGAAGGACATCCTGGAGCGGACACGGGCCGAGCTGGACACGGTGTGCATACACAACTACGGGGTTGTGGAGAGCTTCACGGTGCAGCGGCGAG TGGAACCTACAGTGACCATCTCCCCATCTAAGACAGAGGCTCTAAACCACCACAACCTGCTGGTCTGCTCGGTGGCAGATTTCTATCCAGGCCAGATCAAAGTTCGGTGGTTCCGGAATGACCAGGAGGAGACAGCTGGCATTGTGTCCACCCCTCTTATTAGAAATGGGGACTGGACCTTCCAGATGCTTGTGATGCTGGAAATGACTCCCCAGCAAGGAGATATCTACACCTGCCGTGTGGAGCACCCCAGCCTCCAGAGCCCCATCACGGTGGAGTGGCGTAAGGGGCACTTGGTTTCCTTTCACCGTGGGCCCCACAGGACAGGGGCAGATAGAGCTTCCCTGGTCCATCCCATCTCATCCCTTGTCCCCAGAATCCCTACTGAGCTGGAAATTACAGGACACAAGAGTGCCTCTTGCCTCATAGTAAGGGCATCAGAAGAATCCTGA